A portion of the Pseudomonas sp. PSE14 genome contains these proteins:
- the pgl gene encoding 6-phosphogluconolactonase, with the protein MAITEPKLAEGMAWKTWNNAAEQAQGLAAAVADGLRAALAERGRALLVVSGGRSPIAFLEALSSAELDWSKVSVSLADERWVPESHPDSNAGLLRRHLLKGAAARAHFIGLYQSAASLEEAADKADRFLHELSLPIDVLVLGMGDDGHTASLFPGSAGLVEALDPVSTRRCLPMWAPSVPRQRLTLTRAVLQGARVQLLAIQGEAKLATLSQALSDNDDQRMPVNAFLRAPLSIHWCP; encoded by the coding sequence ATGGCGATCACTGAACCGAAACTGGCTGAAGGCATGGCCTGGAAAACCTGGAACAACGCCGCCGAGCAGGCGCAAGGACTGGCCGCCGCCGTGGCCGATGGATTGCGCGCGGCGCTGGCCGAACGTGGCCGGGCGTTGCTGGTGGTATCCGGTGGGCGCAGTCCGATTGCCTTCCTCGAAGCGCTGAGTAGCGCGGAGCTGGACTGGTCGAAGGTATCCGTCAGCCTGGCCGACGAGCGCTGGGTGCCCGAGTCGCACCCGGACAGCAATGCCGGCCTGCTGCGTCGCCATCTGCTCAAGGGCGCGGCGGCCCGCGCACACTTCATCGGCCTGTACCAGTCGGCGGCCTCGCTGGAAGAGGCGGCCGACAAGGCCGACCGTTTCCTGCATGAGCTGAGCCTGCCCATCGATGTGCTGGTGCTGGGCATGGGCGACGACGGCCATACCGCCTCGCTGTTCCCCGGCAGCGCCGGGCTGGTCGAAGCGCTCGACCCGGTGAGCACGCGCCGCTGCCTGCCGATGTGGGCGCCGAGCGTGCCCCGTCAGCGCCTGACCCTGACCCGCGCCGTGCTGCAGGGCGCGCGGGTGCAACTGCTGGCCATCCAGGGCGAGGCCAAGCTGGCCACCCTGAGCCAGGCGCTCAGCGACAACGACGACCAGCGCATGCCGGTCAACGCGTTCCTGCGCGCACCTCTTTCGATCCATTGGTGCCCCTGA